The Benincasa hispida cultivar B227 chromosome 11, ASM972705v1, whole genome shotgun sequence genome has a segment encoding these proteins:
- the LOC120091911 gene encoding coiled-coil domain-containing protein 97 has product MELATMETAEAAAAKGLSCEAMDCLSERLSLQEDLYFPRALQSTATNPSQRKAILLDLLSRDVAVFLERYGSQLTSSELHEFDALKDDYEINWHLKHLRSIKSPTSDELHTRSVIVKNRRRAYLNKLIYDGQYFSEDAMREREPFLHYEYVGKFQDPSGRGMARPGERWSETLMRRSEEAMLVAKIRGEQRRLGVAERELVGNDVNQGEEEEEEEEEEEEEEEEEEEEEKEEEGEDRKGNNKPANGVDSMEVTSAMDDHHERSATGNSQAAEGGSNHVAILSEADMQDQMDQFTYIMHQKFLLGEDNEHLDYSKIDNDETLDDHWLREANDDAEEKYFDQD; this is encoded by the exons ATGGAATTGGCGACGATGGAGACGGCGGAGGCAGCGGCCGCGAAAGGATTGAGTTGCGAAGCCATGGATTGCTTGTCGGAAAGGCTTTCGTTGCAGGAAGATCTTTACTTTCCTCGCGCGCTTCAATCCACTGCCACGAATCCGTCTCAGCGCAAGGCCATTCTGCTCGACCTTCTTTCTCGCGATGTCGCCGTGTTTCTTG AAAGATATGGATCACAGTTGACATCCAGTGAGCTCCATGAGTTTGATGCTCTTAAGGATGATTATGAGATCAATTGGCACTTAAAGCACCTTCGGAGTATAAAGAGTCCGACATCAGATGAATTACACACTAGGTCAGTTATTGTGAAAAATAGGAGACGGGCATATCTGAATAAATTGATATATGATGGCCAGTACTTCTCGGAGGATGCAATGAGGGAGAGAGAGCCTTTTTTGCATTATGAGTATGTAGGGAAGTTTCAGGATCCAAGTGGGAGAGGAATGGCAAGACCAGGGGAGCGGTGGTCAGAGACTCTGATGAGAAGATCAGAGGAAGCAATGTTGGTTGCTAAGATCAGAGGAGAGCAACGCAGGTTAGGTGTTGCCGAGAGGGAGTTGGTAGGTAATGATGTAAACCAAGGggaagaagaggaggaggaggaggaggaggaagaggaagaagaggaagaggaagaagaggaagagaaagaggaagaagggGAGGACAGGAAAGGTAATAATAAGCCTGCTAATGGAGTTGATTCCATGGAG GTAACCAGTGCCATGGATGATCATCATGAAAGGTCAGCAACAGGGAATAGTCAAGCTGCTGAGGGTGGGTCCAATCATGTAGCAATCTTATCTGAAGCAGATATGCAAGATCAGATGGATCAATTCACATACATCATGCATCAGAAGTTTTTGTTGGGAGAAGACAATGAGCATTTAGATTACTCAAAAATAGACAATGATGAGACCTTGGATGATCACTGGCTGAGGGAAGCCAATGATGATGCTGAGGAGAAATACTTCGACCAAGATTAG